The Mycobacteriales bacterium genome contains the following window.
CGTCGTCGTGGTCACCGGCGCCGGCCGCGGGTTCTGCGCCGGCGCCGACATGGACCTGCTCCAGGGCATCGGCGGCGGCAACGCGGGCCAGCCCCGCCACGAGAAGGCCCACTACGAGTTCGAGCCGGCGGTGCCCAAGCCGGTGATCGCGGCGATCAACGGCGCGTGCGCCGGGCTCGGCCTGGTCCACGCGCTGCTGTGCGACATCCGGTTCGCCGCGGCCGGCGCGAAGTTCACGACCGCGTTCGTCCGGCGGGGCCTCATTGCCGAGCACGGGTCGGGCTGGCTGCTGCCGCGCGTCGTCGGCCTGTCCCGATCGCTCGACATCCTCATGTCCGGTCGGGTCTTCCTCGCCGAGGAGGCCGAGCGCATGGGCCTGGTCGACCGGGTCGTCGCGCCCGAGGCGCTGCTCGACGAGACGCTGGCCTACGCCCGCGAGATGGCGACCTGGTGCTCGCCCGCGTCGATGCGGGAGATCAAGACGCAACTCTGGCACCAGGCCTGGGGCTCGCTCGAGGACAACGTGCACGACGCCAACCAACGCATGGTCGCGTCGTTCGGCCGGCCCGACTTCAAGGAAGGCGTGCAGAGCTACCTCGAGAAGCGCGAGCCGCGGTTCACCGGCGTCACCGAGTAGGGGCCGGCCTCAGCGCAGGTGCATGCCGCCGTCGGAGATCCACACCTCGCCGGTCGTGTAGCGCGAGCGGAGCAGGGCCAGCACGACCTCGGCCATGTCGTCGGGCTCACCGGAGCGTCGTAGCGGCGCCATGGCCTGCACCGCCGCGTGCGTGTCGTCCCAGTCGGCGGTCCAGGGCGTGGAGATGAGGCCGGGGGCCACGGCGTTGACGCGCACCTCCGGCCCGACCACGGCAGCGAGCAGCCGGGTCAGGTGGTTGAGGGCGGCCTTGCTCGCGGCGTACGGAATCGAGGAGCCGGTCGGGCGCACGCCCGCCAGCGACGTGACGTTGATGACCGATCCGTCGCCCGAGGCCTTGAGGTGCGGCATCGCCGCGACCGTGAGCTGCCAGGTGCCGATGACGTTGACGTCGAAGATCCGCCGCCAGATGTCCGGGCTCGCGGCCTCGAGATCGGCGTGCGGGATGCGCACCGTCGTACCCGCGTTGTTGACGAGCACGTCGAGCCCGCCCATGCGGTCGACAGTGCGCTGCACGAGGTCGACGGCCTGCGCCTGGTCGGCGACGTCGGCCTGCAGGTAGGTGGCCCCCTCGAGCTCGGCGGCGAGCGACTCGCCCTCGTCGACGGAGCGCACGGAGTTGACGACCACCCGCATGCCTTCGGCGGCGAGGCGGCGCGCGACGCCCGCCCCGATGCCCGACGACGAACCGGTGACGAGTGCGACCTTGCCGGCCAGATCGGCCACTTATGCCTCCTCGGGTGAGAGCCGGACAACCATCTTGCCCAGGTGGTGGCCGCCTTCGAGCACGTCGAGCAGCGCCTGCACGGCGCCCTCGATGCCGTCGACGACGGTCTCGCGGTAGCGGACCGCGCCGGAGCGCAGCAGCCCGCCGACGTGCTCCAGGAACGCCGGTGCGCGATCGGCATGGTCGCTGACGATGAAGCCCTGCAGGCGGATTCGCTTGCCGACGACCAGGGGCAGGTTCGCCGGGCCGCCGGTGCGCTCGTTGTACTGCGAGATCATCCCGCAGGCGGCGATCCGGCCGAACGGGTTCATGCACTCGATCGCGGCGCCGAGCTGCTCGCCGCCGACGTTGTCGAAGTAGACGTCGACCCCGTCCGGCGCGGCGTCGCGCAGCTTGTCCAGCACGCCGCCGCCGTGGTAGTCGAACGCCGCGTCGAAGCCGAGCTCGCCGGTCAACCACTCGACTTTCTCAGCGTTGCCGGCACTTCCGACCACCCGGCAGCCGTGCTGCCGGGCGAGCTGGCCCACCAGGCTGCCGACCGCCCCGGATGCCGCCGAGACGAAGACCGTCTCGCCCGGCTTCGGCTGGCCGATGTCGAACAGGC
Protein-coding sequences here:
- a CDS encoding SDR family oxidoreductase, coding for MADLAGKVALVTGSSSGIGAGVARRLAAEGMRVVVNSVRSVDEGESLAAELEGATYLQADVADQAQAVDLVQRTVDRMGGLDVLVNNAGTTVRIPHADLEAASPDIWRRIFDVNVIGTWQLTVAAMPHLKASGDGSVINVTSLAGVRPTGSSIPYAASKAALNHLTRLLAAVVGPEVRVNAVAPGLISTPWTADWDDTHAAVQAMAPLRRSGEPDDMAEVVLALLRSRYTTGEVWISDGGMHLR
- a CDS encoding enoyl-CoA hydratase — protein: MSDLVLYDVRDGVAVLTLNRPDRLNAWSLDMEAVYAECLDRAAADPDVRVVVVTGAGRGFCAGADMDLLQGIGGGNAGQPRHEKAHYEFEPAVPKPVIAAINGACAGLGLVHALLCDIRFAAAGAKFTTAFVRRGLIAEHGSGWLLPRVVGLSRSLDILMSGRVFLAEEAERMGLVDRVVAPEALLDETLAYAREMATWCSPASMREIKTQLWHQAWGSLEDNVHDANQRMVASFGRPDFKEGVQSYLEKREPRFTGVTE
- a CDS encoding NADP-dependent oxidoreductase, which encodes MVRSREWQLLSRPQGWPKPADFSLEEVEVGPPADGEVLVRNVYMSVDPYMRGRMNDGPSYAPPYQLGKPMYGGAVGVVESSTTDTLPEGACVRTNTAWQEYAVVPASRCEVVDPAGVGMAAYLGVLGMPGMTAYVGLFDIGQPKPGETVFVSAASGAVGSLVGQLARQHGCRVVGSAGNAEKVEWLTGELGFDAAFDYHGGGVLDKLRDAAPDGVDVYFDNVGGEQLGAAIECMNPFGRIAACGMISQYNERTGGPANLPLVVGKRIRLQGFIVSDHADRAPAFLEHVGGLLRSGAVRYRETVVDGIEGAVQALLDVLEGGHHLGKMVVRLSPEEA